The genomic stretch ACTCCCGAATTTTGTTCCTTATTTGGAATGCTTGAGGAATTTCTACTTGTTTTCGTCTCAAACAGTCTGTCGTAGCATAATATCTTTAACCTATTGCATGTTTTAGATTAATCGGCCAAACTTCAAAGTGAGTTACAATAAGTTAGTAGAGGAAGCAGATATAAGCATCCTATTTTACTGTTTACCAATGAACCTTAAACTTGCAGGACAAGAAGCAAATATAAATATCCTAATTTGTTGTATACTAACATACCTCAAACTTGTAGGATGTTATCCTGATTGCCACAAGGAGGATTGTAAGGCCTCCAAAGAAGGGCTCAGCAGCTCAGCGCCCCCGCAGCCGCACACTCACTGCTGTGCACGAGGCAATTCTTGAGGATGTTGTATTACCTGCTGAGATTGTTGGAAAACGCATTAGGTACCGAGTTGATGGGTCAAAGATCATGAAGGTAAAATAATTAACTATTTCTATTTAGCCAAGTTAATGAATAATTGATCATGTATATTATATGTTGAACAAAACACTTGATAAATAAGAAACGGTTGTCCTCAATTTTAACTTAATTCTTGTGCTTGTATGGATATAGGTGTTTTTGGACCCAAAGGAGAGAAACAACACAGAATACAAGTTGGAGACCTTTGCTGCAGTTTACAGGAAACTCTCAGGCAAAGATGTTGTTTTCGAGTACCCTGTTACTGAGGCTTAGGTTATAGTTTTTccagttttgtattttttttatgaattgcATATGGTGGATTCTTGTTAAATTTTGTTGAAGTTGCCTATGATACCGGTTTGTTTGGTGACATTTGAAAACCAGCTTCAGTTTATTTTATCAATGTAGCCTATGATATACTATTTATTATAGCATCCAATGACTCATTTCTAAATTTTATTTAGCGTCTCTAGAATCTGTAGTTGATGTGAGTTAATACCTAGTAAAATTTTAGCTGATCTAACAGATACTGCAGAGTAAAATTTGAGGTTGAACTGGCTTAgttacatttttttcttttaatgggCAGTTGAGATAAAAAAAAGCTGTATAAGTTAAGACATTTAAATTCGGTTTACAGCTTAAGTGTGTAAGCAATAAAATATATTGTTCGTGCAAGAGGTGGAACACTCATGCTGTTGTGAGTGAGCATACTGTCTATTATACACTGGAAATATATAACTGTTgttcacataacaaaatagtaaatgATTCCTAGTATTGATTACTATTGAAGAAGTAGCATAACAAAATAACTAATGCACGTATGCTTCAATTCTTCAAACATTCACAGACTTTAATGTATCCCATTACAATAAACCTTAGAGAGCGAGAAAAGTAGCTACTGAAAATGTCCCACAtcgataaaatcaaatattagtgTAATGTTTATAAACCACTAAGCACTAAATATATTATCCTTGACCATGGAGTGGTGTGAATGGGTCTTTGCCATGTGCTGGGCTCAGAAAAGTCCCCGGACCCATATTGCAGAAATGCAGGCCTGGAAAACGGGTAATCATTGAGTTGAGAATTGGGCTGAGACAAGTGTGGAGCCTTACAATTCTCGCCGGTGAAATTGGTCAATATAACAGTCATTCACACGGTCATATATGACTAACTGAACAGGGCTTATCTTCTACATGgtcaaaaacttttttttcttttcatattattttttaaaaaaccattATTAAATTTGTAAATAGATATAAAAAAGTTTAGGctctctttgaaaataatttatataaataataatttatt from Vicia villosa cultivar HV-30 ecotype Madison, WI linkage group LG4, Vvil1.0, whole genome shotgun sequence encodes the following:
- the LOC131598713 gene encoding small ribosomal subunit protein eS7z-like, which gives rise to MFTSRKKISKDKGAEPTEFEESVGQALFDLENTNHELKSELKDLYINSAVQVDVSGNRKAVLINVPYRLRKGFRKIHVRLVRELEKKFSGKDVILIATRRIVRPPKKGSAAQRPRSRTLTAVHEAILEDVVLPAEIVGKRIRYRVDGSKIMKVFLDPKERNNTEYKLETFAAVYRKLSGKDVVFEYPVTEA